The Mytilus galloprovincialis chromosome 7, xbMytGall1.hap1.1, whole genome shotgun sequence genome has a window encoding:
- the LOC143083288 gene encoding ropporin-1-like protein, producing the protein MPTNPDEPYYCSQQINIPPQLPDILKQFTKAAIRTQPKDVLAWSAAYFRSMSKGETPPVKERLEMPVATQKTDTGLTPGLLRVLNRQLGPKKQVPLSLIEEKWNDLALPKEQFDDMVRIGSFGGDVEWNKFFALCASTLGETISDAMKTVCEILTADPDGGPARIPFQLFKDIYQYLAQIDGEISQQQINEVFSYLKYDVDKQDGYVQPRNFLSPECPKLSAA; encoded by the exons ATGCCTACCAATCCAGATGAGCCATACTACTGCTCTCAGCAGATTAACATTCCTCCTCAGCTACCAGACATACTCAAACAGTTTACAAAAGCTGCAATCAGAACACAGCCAAAAGATGTTTTAGCATGGTCTGCTGC ATACTTCCGATCAATGTCTAAAGGAGAAACACCACCTGTAAAAGAAAGGTTAGAGATGCCAGTAGCAACACAAAAGACAGACACAGGCTTAACACCAGGTTTACTCAGAGTTCTTAACAGACAG ctTGGTCCAAAGAAACAAGTACCATTAAGTTTGATAGAAGAGAAATGGAATGATTTGGCTTTACCTAAAGAACAGTTTGATGATATGGTCAGAATCGGTAGTTTTGGTGGCGATGTGGAATGGAATAAATTCTTTGCATTATGTGCATCAACCTTAGGAGAG ACAATATCCGATGCAATGAAAACAGTGTGTGAAATATTAACAGCTGATCCAGATGGTGGACCAGCTCGTATACCTTTCCAATTGTTTAAAGATATTTATCAATACCTTGCACAGATAGATGGAGAAATATCACAACAACAAATAAATGAAGTTTTCAGTTACCTTAAATATGATGT ggaTAAACAAGATGGATATGTACAACCTAGAAACTTCTTAAGTCCTGAGTGTCCTAAGTTGTCAGCAGCATAA